The Bacteroidota bacterium DNA window CGGGCCTGATAGCTACGCTGCCCAAACGGGTGGTTTAGTTAGCCTGTGCTAGCCGCTAGGCAATGCGCTGCTGGTTGGTCAGGGCATCTTTTTTCCAAAACCGCTGGATGTCGGCCTGGGCCTGTGTGTCGGCATAGGCCAGCAGGGGCTGCTCCAGCAGGGGCATACGTGCCAGGGGCTTGGCCAGCAGCTGCTGCCAGGCAGCCTGCAGCCGCTCCGCATCCTGGGCACTAACTGTGCCCCGGCAGTGGGCGCTGCCGCAGCCGCACAGGAAGGGGTGCTCCAGCCGCAGGTAGCCGTAGTCATCCGTCAGCTCCTCCCCCGGGTATATGTCTCGTATGGCTACCTCAAAGCTGGTAACGGGGCTCAGGGTGTTGGCCTCGCAGCTGTGGTTCATGTACTTGGCGTGGTCCCAGCTACACACATAGCGGTCATAGTCATCTATGTAGCTGTACTTGTGCACCAGGTGCTGCAGGGCAGGGCCCAGCTTGGCCAGCTGCTCGCGCGTAAGGGCCAGGTCCAGCGGATCCTGCACCCAGGTGAGGGTACCCATTGGGATGAACTGGGTGGCAAATACCCCCCAGCCAATGGCCGGATTGGCGGCAGGACGTAGTTCGGTATGCGGATGTAGCATAGCGCTGGTAACTCAGAGAGCTGAAAAAAATGGTTTATCTTATGAAAAAAAGAAGTAACAAAACTCAAACTCGGCCCGGACTGTGCCCCACCTCCCCCCAAGCGCCTTGTCTTCCCTGCTGGCACCCTGGCCGATCGTCTTTTGGTATGCACAAAGCACCTAACCGGCAGCGGTGCCAGGATTCCGCCGCCAATTCACGCTTTTTTGCCCAAAGCTGCAATACTCTATCCAGCTGTAATATCTAAATCGCTGATTTTCAGTATTAAATAATTGCACGCGCTGTACGGTTGGCGGTGTGTGGACTTGGACTAGCGTGTTGGCTGTGTTTTTCCGAGCCCAATACCCATCTCAATACGGGGTGAAAAAAGCATTGTTGGTTTCAAGAAAAATTGAAAATAGCCCTCCCTTGGGCAAACGAAAACGATTTTGGGTATGTTCGGCTATCAGGTTACGCTAGGTTTTTATCCGTGTATTGGCGTACCTTTGTGCTCTGATTGATACCTGATTTCCATCTAGTCATTCCAAATCCGATTGAGATCGATATGCTTCACCCTGCATTTGCCCACCCCGATACGTTTGTACAGCGCCACATAGGTCCCAGCTCCGAGGAGAAGCAGCGTATGCTGGATGCCCTGGGCGTGGATACACTGGATGAACTGATCCGCCAAACGGTGCCGGCCCACATACGGCTACAGCAGCCCATGCATATGGCCCCGGCCCTCAGCGAGCCCGAGCTGCTGGCCCACATGACGGAGCTGGCAAACAAGAACCGCCTGTACAAGAGCTACATTGGCACCGGCTACTACGATACCATTGTGCCCGGTGTTATCCAGCGAAACATCCTGGAAAACCCCGGCTGGTATACGCAGTATACCCCCTACCAGGCCGAGATCGCACAGGGCCGGCTGGAGGCACTGCTGAATTTCCAGACCCTGGTGAGCGACCTTACGGGCCTGCCCGTAGCCAATGCCAGCCTGCTGGACGAAGCCACCGCCGCCGCCGAGGCCATGAGCCTGGCCTATGCCCAGCGTAGCAATAAGCAAGCTACCACCTTCCTGGTATCCGAGAATCTATTCCCCCAAACCCTGGCCCTGCTGGAAA harbors:
- a CDS encoding SET domain-containing protein is translated as MLHPHTELRPAANPAIGWGVFATQFIPMGTLTWVQDPLDLALTREQLAKLGPALQHLVHKYSYIDDYDRYVCSWDHAKYMNHSCEANTLSPVTSFEVAIRDIYPGEELTDDYGYLRLEHPFLCGCGSAHCRGTVSAQDAERLQAAWQQLLAKPLARMPLLEQPLLAYADTQAQADIQRFWKKDALTNQQRIA